One region of Dokdonia sp. 4H-3-7-5 genomic DNA includes:
- a CDS encoding RagB/SusD family nutrient uptake outer membrane protein yields the protein MKTIKTILTIFIMTLGLTSCDDELDIAPFTQGDADTFYNSVNNFEIALNGMYSSFFGYYSNGSGVQGLPDILSDNAIIARTGRGSNQVYSDFTYGANNGGYITNVFNGAYTTIRRANLMITQIENIDGEAERDNILGQALAGRAFAHLDLVRTYGKIPTQSADANASLGITYIKEPVDALSQLARETVGSNYENIITDLTDALALIDDENQTGAFTKNSVRGMLSRVYLYTGAYQNVIDIVDDITAPLATRAELPGVYLDENDAGLLVEFAVNTGSESGFNNVGVIYSQTISGSTVSEYVVDFGLFNDLDITDVRRNIITFTASNEGNTYNGINKFIGETGQVNGRVDIKALRVAEAILNKAEAQFELGFEGDALETLDELRAQRFSPFTIGTETGQDLEDAIQLNRRIELAFEGHRFYDLKRRGEAIERGTFGDLSDGSGTPHTTQTIEAGNFRFQLPIPQDEINVNPNYTQNEGY from the coding sequence ATGAAAACAATAAAAACGATACTTACAATTTTCATCATGACTCTAGGACTTACGTCTTGTGATGATGAATTAGATATCGCACCCTTTACTCAAGGAGATGCAGATACTTTTTACAATAGTGTAAATAATTTTGAGATTGCTCTTAATGGAATGTATAGTTCATTCTTTGGGTACTATTCAAATGGATCTGGAGTTCAAGGACTTCCAGACATTCTTTCGGATAACGCAATTATAGCTAGAACTGGAAGAGGATCAAATCAAGTTTATTCTGACTTCACTTACGGAGCAAATAATGGTGGTTACATCACAAACGTTTTCAACGGTGCATATACTACTATTCGTAGAGCAAACTTGATGATTACTCAAATTGAGAATATTGATGGAGAGGCTGAAAGAGATAATATTCTTGGACAAGCCCTAGCTGGTAGAGCTTTTGCTCACCTAGACCTTGTGCGTACTTATGGTAAAATACCTACTCAAAGTGCAGATGCAAATGCATCACTTGGTATTACTTACATAAAAGAACCTGTAGATGCTTTAAGTCAATTAGCCAGAGAAACAGTAGGAAGTAACTATGAAAATATAATTACAGACCTTACTGATGCACTAGCTCTTATTGATGACGAAAACCAAACTGGAGCATTCACTAAAAACTCTGTTCGCGGAATGTTAAGTCGTGTTTATTTATACACTGGGGCTTATCAAAATGTTATTGACATTGTTGATGACATCACAGCACCTTTGGCTACTAGAGCTGAACTTCCAGGTGTTTATTTAGATGAAAATGATGCAGGTCTTCTTGTAGAGTTTGCTGTGAACACAGGTTCTGAAAGTGGTTTTAATAACGTAGGTGTTATCTATAGCCAAACTATATCTGGATCTACAGTATCTGAATACGTTGTTGATTTTGGTCTTTTTAACGACCTTGACATAACAGATGTGCGTAGAAATATTATTACATTCACTGCCTCAAATGAAGGAAATACATACAACGGTATAAATAAATTTATTGGAGAAACTGGTCAAGTAAACGGTCGCGTTGATATTAAAGCATTGAGAGTAGCAGAAGCTATTTTAAACAAAGCTGAGGCTCAATTTGAATTAGGTTTTGAAGGTGATGCTCTTGAAACATTGGATGAACTAAGAGCTCAACGATTCTCGCCTTTCACAATTGGAACAGAGACTGGACAAGATCTTGAAGATGCTATCCAATTAAATAGAAGAATTGAACTTGCTTTTGAAGGTCACCGTTTTTACGATCTTAAGAGACGTGGTGAAGCTATTGAAAGAGGTACTTTTGGAGATTTATCTGATGGATCTGGTACTCCTCACACAACTCAAACTATCGAAGCTGGAAACTTTAGATTCCAGTTACCAATTCCTCAAGATGAGATCAATGTAAATCCAAATTACACTCAAAACGAGGGTTACTAA
- a CDS encoding SusC/RagA family TonB-linked outer membrane protein: MKTLLQKVLVLCTILSASALFAQGRIITGTVTEANGPLPGATVVIKGTSTGTQTDFDGNFSIEAASSDVLSFSYVGFKTLDIQVGNQNSINATLEADNSLAEVVITGYGSRSRDLSTAATTTVSAGSIEDFVPSTSVDNILQGKAAGVQVTAANGRPGQTAFVQIRGVGSINAATTPLYVIDGAPIEADFVNNINPNDIETLTILKDAATVSKYGSRGANGVILITTKRGRSKDAKFVFRSSIGTSERIADPFDLMNASQKLELERQYAELGVPQALGLPGATATPEQLATFIENDTNWEDALLRKGYIQSNSLAISGADEKINYFLSLGYDKNTGIIDRIDGFERISARLNTTYQAREWLSVGTNISASRSTTDLPRDRNNVQNPFRSMYDYNPYETLFLRDGNNEVVTNADGEPVFNPTTSGFPIAQALQTEPETNTNFLLVGNIFADIKFSDKFSNRFAVGTTTNRGRTVARSIAGGTLDPIVGDVNFPGTQRESMNVDFQYNVSNVFGYKDTFGEKHNISADFLLEYNERIFTRTNVSGRGFPTPDIPFLDVAADFTTGGSTEVRNSLFSQGLFVDYDYDGKYLVSASVRNDGSSRFGPENQNAIFYSGSAAWNIAREDFMEGSIFNDLKLRASYGSSGNQNIGNNQFVNLIGFGTYNGNSSAVPGGIANPNIKWEQQFLADIGVEFGLFNNRISGVVDYYVKTSEDLLLNRPISGLVGDGNNGILSNIGKIENSGLELALNFDAIKTEDWRVSLGGNVAFLDNEVKELVDGEDINNGNTILRVGEEINTFFLVEYAGVNPANGEPLYLTADGDVTNQYSADFAKTLEGKSPLANIEGGFYGNIRYKGFGLRGDFVFKAGNYIQNFQRSAGVSIANIDANQRVEAFNYWQQPGDQNVLPNPLYQATADQTSTRFLEKGDYVRLRTLTLSYDIPSQLLDKTGLSSVRIYGTGQNLLTFTDYEGDPEIGIGSAENSAPGNAGFVAGQFSLFSYPQTKSLTFGVDIGF, encoded by the coding sequence ATGAAAACACTTTTACAAAAAGTACTTGTTCTTTGTACTATTTTAAGTGCCTCCGCCCTGTTTGCACAGGGTCGTATCATTACGGGTACGGTAACTGAGGCTAATGGACCACTTCCAGGTGCGACAGTGGTAATCAAAGGTACCTCTACAGGTACTCAAACGGATTTTGACGGAAACTTTTCTATTGAAGCAGCATCTAGTGATGTTCTTTCTTTTAGTTACGTTGGATTTAAAACTTTAGACATTCAAGTTGGTAATCAAAACTCGATCAACGCTACACTTGAAGCCGATAACTCTCTAGCGGAGGTTGTTATTACTGGTTACGGAAGTCGTTCAAGAGATTTATCTACAGCAGCTACAACAACAGTAAGTGCTGGATCAATTGAAGATTTTGTACCATCTACGAGTGTAGATAACATTCTTCAAGGTAAAGCTGCCGGAGTACAGGTAACCGCTGCAAATGGACGACCAGGTCAAACTGCATTTGTTCAGATTCGTGGTGTCGGTTCTATAAACGCCGCAACAACTCCTTTATATGTAATTGACGGAGCGCCAATTGAGGCTGATTTCGTGAATAACATTAACCCTAACGATATAGAAACGCTAACTATACTTAAGGATGCTGCGACGGTATCTAAATATGGTTCAAGAGGTGCTAACGGGGTTATCTTAATCACAACAAAAAGAGGTAGAAGCAAAGACGCTAAGTTTGTTTTTAGATCTTCTATTGGAACTAGTGAGAGAATTGCCGATCCATTTGATCTAATGAATGCTAGTCAAAAACTAGAGCTTGAAAGACAATATGCAGAACTTGGTGTACCTCAGGCTTTAGGACTTCCAGGAGCTACAGCAACACCAGAACAGTTAGCTACATTTATCGAAAATGACACGAATTGGGAAGATGCATTATTAAGAAAAGGTTATATTCAATCTAATTCCCTAGCTATATCTGGGGCTGATGAAAAAATCAACTATTTCTTATCGCTAGGTTACGACAAAAACACAGGTATCATTGATCGTATTGATGGTTTTGAAAGAATTTCTGCTCGTCTTAATACAACATATCAAGCTAGAGAATGGCTATCTGTAGGTACAAACATATCTGCATCTAGAAGCACAACAGATTTACCAAGGGATCGTAACAATGTTCAAAACCCTTTTAGATCAATGTATGACTACAACCCTTATGAAACTCTCTTCTTAAGAGATGGAAACAACGAGGTTGTAACAAATGCAGATGGTGAACCAGTCTTTAACCCTACAACCTCTGGTTTCCCTATTGCTCAAGCACTACAAACAGAGCCGGAAACTAACACAAACTTTTTACTTGTAGGTAATATCTTTGCCGATATAAAGTTTTCTGACAAATTCTCTAATAGATTTGCAGTAGGTACAACTACTAACAGAGGCCGTACTGTTGCTAGATCAATTGCTGGAGGAACACTAGATCCAATCGTTGGTGATGTAAATTTCCCTGGTACTCAAAGAGAATCTATGAATGTAGATTTTCAATATAACGTAAGTAATGTTTTTGGATACAAAGATACATTTGGAGAAAAGCATAATATTAGTGCCGATTTTCTTTTAGAATACAATGAAAGAATTTTCACTCGCACAAATGTTTCTGGTAGAGGATTTCCAACTCCAGACATTCCTTTCTTAGATGTAGCAGCAGATTTTACTACTGGTGGATCTACAGAAGTACGTAATAGTTTATTCTCACAAGGACTTTTCGTTGATTATGATTATGATGGTAAATATCTTGTTTCTGCTTCGGTAAGAAATGATGGATCATCTCGTTTTGGCCCTGAAAATCAAAATGCCATTTTCTACAGTGGAAGTGCAGCATGGAACATTGCTAGGGAAGATTTTATGGAAGGCAGTATTTTTAACGACCTAAAACTTAGAGCTTCTTATGGTAGTTCAGGTAACCAAAATATAGGCAATAATCAGTTTGTTAACCTTATTGGCTTTGGAACGTACAACGGAAACAGTTCTGCAGTACCAGGAGGCATTGCAAATCCAAATATTAAATGGGAACAACAATTCCTTGCAGATATTGGAGTTGAATTCGGTTTATTTAACAACCGTATAAGTGGTGTTGTAGATTACTATGTTAAAACATCTGAAGACTTATTATTAAACAGACCTATCTCAGGACTTGTAGGAGACGGAAACAATGGAATTTTATCTAATATTGGTAAAATTGAAAACTCAGGACTTGAACTTGCTTTAAATTTTGATGCCATTAAAACTGAAGACTGGAGAGTTTCTTTAGGAGGTAATGTTGCTTTCCTTGATAACGAAGTTAAAGAACTTGTAGATGGAGAAGACATCAACAATGGGAATACAATATTACGTGTAGGCGAGGAAATCAACACTTTCTTTTTAGTTGAGTATGCTGGAGTTAATCCTGCAAATGGTGAGCCGCTTTATCTTACTGCTGATGGAGATGTAACAAATCAATACAGTGCAGATTTTGCTAAGACATTAGAAGGTAAGTCACCACTTGCAAACATTGAAGGTGGATTTTATGGAAATATTCGTTACAAAGGTTTTGGTTTACGTGGTGATTTCGTATTCAAAGCTGGAAACTACATACAAAACTTCCAAAGATCTGCAGGTGTAAGCATCGCTAATATTGACGCTAACCAAAGAGTAGAGGCATTTAATTACTGGCAACAACCAGGAGATCAAAATGTTCTTCCAAACCCTCTATATCAAGCAACAGCTGATCAGACTTCTACAAGATTTTTAGAAAAAGGTGATTATGTGAGACTAAGAACGTTAACTCTTTCTTATGATATCCCTAGCCAACTTCTTGACAAAACAGGACTTTCTTCTGTAAGAATTTATGGAACTGGACAAAACTTACTAACGTTCACTGACTATGAAGGAGATCCAGAAATCGGTATTGGTTCTGCTGAAAATAGCGCACCTGGTAACGCTGGATTCGTTGCTGGACAGTTTTCTCTTTTTAGCTACCCACAAACTAAGTCACTTACATTTGGTGTTGACATCGGATTTTAA
- a CDS encoding POTRA domain-containing protein yields MSAQKSDVNIHLEIKTSIPSESVILNNTNYKTTFKDRQSALDELENLNDQLRNLGHINSRYTLTTQNDNLYNATFILEKPYPFITLKVKDEGKLYSHIKQTGYEIKNDSIYIETAFAKAYLKELSSIASSSGNPFATFQISNISKTKDHNLKGVLNYSFKETRRIDKIRINGYRNISKSFLRHNIKLKEGAIFNSEKINKQSNAISLLPFVNQTKPPEALFNIDSTTVYLYLKRENANKFDGFIGFANDEAKSLRFNGYLDLLLINNFNYGETFTLNYKADGRDQSQLYINANLPYLFKTPIGIGASLNLFRKDSTFSTTQQNLDLVYQLNQKNTLTIGYESEQSENLDDDTITSLASPKDYASNKISSSFAHQELSSDLFFPIKRQLYAKASYGNRKTTRNSNTQTSLTAIIENTFTLSNSHSIFAKNTTRYLISNNFLTNELYRFGGILTLRGFEENSLLANFYNTLNTEYRYKLNKNIYVNTIIDIGYLENKLAESKQRLYGFGLGTGIQTKAGLLKLNIANGLFDNQRLKFSDTKLHIILEINF; encoded by the coding sequence ATGTCTGCACAGAAAAGTGACGTGAATATTCATTTAGAAATCAAAACTAGCATTCCATCAGAATCTGTCATTCTAAACAATACAAACTATAAGACTACATTTAAAGACAGACAGTCCGCACTTGATGAACTCGAAAACCTAAACGACCAACTTCGTAATTTGGGACACATAAACAGTAGATACACGTTAACCACCCAGAATGATAACTTATATAATGCGACATTCATTTTAGAAAAACCCTACCCTTTCATTACATTGAAGGTAAAAGATGAGGGCAAGTTATATAGCCATATAAAGCAAACTGGTTATGAAATTAAAAATGACAGCATATATATAGAGACCGCTTTCGCGAAAGCGTATTTAAAAGAGTTGAGCTCCATAGCCTCAAGCAGCGGAAACCCTTTTGCAACTTTCCAAATATCAAACATCTCAAAAACAAAGGACCATAATCTTAAAGGAGTACTTAACTATAGCTTTAAAGAAACTAGACGCATTGACAAAATCAGAATTAACGGTTACCGTAATATTTCTAAAAGCTTTTTAAGACATAATATAAAACTAAAAGAAGGGGCTATATTCAATAGTGAAAAAATCAACAAACAAAGCAACGCTATATCTTTACTTCCATTTGTTAACCAAACAAAACCACCAGAAGCTCTGTTCAATATCGACAGCACAACCGTCTACCTTTATTTAAAACGGGAAAATGCAAATAAATTTGATGGGTTTATAGGGTTTGCAAACGATGAAGCCAAATCACTCCGTTTTAATGGGTATCTGGACCTACTATTAATCAACAACTTCAATTATGGAGAAACTTTCACTCTAAATTATAAAGCAGATGGCCGGGATCAATCACAACTCTACATAAACGCCAACCTTCCCTATCTATTTAAAACACCCATAGGAATAGGGGCATCTCTCAATCTTTTTAGAAAAGACAGTACGTTTTCTACAACTCAACAAAACTTAGATTTAGTTTACCAACTCAACCAGAAAAATACACTAACTATAGGATACGAATCTGAACAATCCGAAAACTTAGATGACGACACTATAACTTCATTAGCAAGCCCAAAAGATTATGCGTCAAACAAAATTTCTTCATCGTTCGCACATCAAGAACTATCGTCAGATTTATTTTTTCCTATAAAAAGACAACTATACGCCAAAGCTTCGTACGGAAATAGAAAAACTACTAGAAACTCAAACACGCAAACTTCTTTAACAGCTATTATAGAAAATACTTTCACTCTAAGCAACTCTCACTCCATATTTGCCAAAAACACCACACGATATTTAATCTCTAACAATTTCTTAACTAACGAGCTTTATCGTTTTGGAGGAATTTTAACACTAAGAGGATTTGAGGAAAATAGTCTACTGGCAAATTTTTATAACACTCTAAATACCGAGTACCGATATAAGCTCAACAAAAATATCTATGTCAACACCATAATTGACATAGGTTATCTAGAAAATAAATTAGCCGAATCAAAACAAAGACTGTACGGATTTGGCTTAGGTACTGGCATTCAGACGAAAGCAGGTTTGCTCAAATTGAATATTGCAAACGGCCTATTTGATAATCAACGACTTAAGTTTTCAGACACAAAACTTCATATTATATTGGAGATAAATTTTTAG
- a CDS encoding SusC/RagA family TonB-linked outer membrane protein: MKTKFSGILTLLLAFVVQVSFAQLTVTGTVKDDTGVPLPGANVLLKGTNTGTQTDFDGNYSIEAEQGQSLVFTYVGFTDQTILVGTSSTINVTLAAGDALDEVVITALGISREKKSLGYSTQEVSGEEIAETRNPNALNSISGKVAGVQISNATGNLGGSTRVVIRGASSITGENRPLIVVDGIPLDNSNYNSSTTQSGGGGRDYGDAGFDINPDDIATMNVLKGGPAAALYGSRALNGVILITTKSGKKGRAEVTVNSGITFETVNILPKIQKLYGGGAGDASTIGQAGFNQATINGTTYDVVDYGTDESWGPRFEGQQVLHWDAFDPEFEDDFLQTRAWSAPKNNVDSFWNTGVSYNNGVSFSQGTDKSTMRLSANNTRTDGIVPNSNLRKNSINFNATSQISDKLKVEAIVNLTVTEGFNRPASGYTGAGVVQQLYQFGQTSLDYGRLRDYKLADGSQRPWNRISATNGNPRYSDNPYWTLFENTANDKRTRWYGNVGATYNITDDLYVVGKVYADTYDFRINERVAVGSQGIASYSESDRDFEEINYETRVHFDKKFLDNKISLNSFAGVNRRDAEFHRLSAATSGGLVVPGLYNISNSTDPAQVTEFDSRKRVNSVFGSVSLGYDDFAYLTFTGRNDWSSSLAEDNLSFFYPSINGSFVFSKFIEADWLSFGKIRGGYAEVGSDSDPYTLATTFGASIPFLGDVPFSTSNTSQNPNLEPEFKNSYEVGLEMAFLQNRISIDLTYYNEETTNLITPVSTTAATGYTATLTNGGTLRNRGIEALLNATIIEKEDFSWDTTFNFSKNNNELIELLDGIESLQIARFPFNSVTLNAVVGESYGIIKGTNFVFDAQGNKVVNSNGSFAETRDQENLGSILPDFNLGIRNTFRYKNLSLGFLIDIQEGGKYRSLTNIWGNYSGILEQTATDNKREVGTVLEGVTGTVTYDENGNYSVTDTAENTQVISAQQEGTDYFFGPDAANVFDADYIKLREVSLSYRVPTDWIKNLGVSDVMVSAFGRNLGVWGLDNDNFDPEVATSGSGNIQGSEGGSLPSTKSYGFNVQLKF, encoded by the coding sequence ATGAAAACAAAGTTTAGTGGAATTTTAACGCTATTACTAGCGTTTGTAGTGCAAGTTTCGTTTGCACAATTAACAGTGACTGGAACGGTGAAAGACGACACCGGCGTACCACTTCCAGGAGCAAATGTTCTTTTGAAAGGAACTAACACAGGTACACAAACAGATTTTGACGGTAATTACTCAATTGAAGCAGAACAAGGACAATCTCTTGTTTTTACTTATGTAGGTTTTACTGACCAAACTATATTGGTAGGTACTTCTTCTACTATTAATGTGACACTAGCTGCAGGAGATGCTCTTGATGAGGTTGTGATTACTGCCTTAGGTATTTCTAGAGAAAAGAAATCCTTAGGGTATTCTACTCAAGAAGTGTCTGGTGAGGAAATTGCTGAAACTAGAAATCCAAATGCACTTAACTCAATCTCGGGTAAAGTAGCGGGTGTACAAATTTCTAATGCTACGGGTAACCTTGGAGGCTCAACACGAGTAGTAATTCGTGGAGCATCATCTATTACAGGTGAAAACAGACCACTTATTGTAGTGGATGGTATCCCATTAGATAATAGTAATTATAACTCTTCAACTACCCAATCTGGTGGAGGTGGTAGAGATTATGGTGACGCTGGATTTGATATTAATCCGGATGATATTGCTACAATGAATGTACTAAAAGGTGGACCAGCTGCCGCTCTCTATGGATCTCGTGCTCTTAACGGTGTGATTCTTATAACAACGAAGTCAGGAAAAAAAGGAAGAGCAGAGGTAACAGTAAACTCTGGAATTACTTTTGAAACGGTAAACATCCTTCCTAAAATCCAAAAATTATACGGTGGTGGCGCTGGAGATGCTAGTACTATAGGTCAAGCCGGATTCAATCAAGCGACTATTAATGGTACTACGTATGACGTAGTAGATTATGGAACTGATGAATCTTGGGGACCTCGATTTGAAGGGCAACAAGTATTACACTGGGATGCGTTTGACCCTGAATTTGAAGATGATTTTCTTCAAACTCGTGCATGGTCTGCTCCTAAAAACAATGTAGATTCATTCTGGAACACTGGAGTATCTTATAACAATGGAGTTTCATTCTCACAAGGAACAGATAAATCAACAATGCGTTTGAGTGCTAACAATACTAGAACTGATGGTATTGTTCCAAATTCTAACTTGAGAAAAAACTCTATTAATTTTAATGCCACTAGTCAGATATCTGATAAATTAAAAGTTGAAGCTATTGTGAACCTAACCGTTACAGAAGGATTCAACAGACCCGCTTCTGGTTATACTGGTGCGGGTGTTGTACAGCAGTTATATCAATTTGGACAGACTTCTCTTGACTACGGTCGCCTAAGAGATTACAAACTAGCTGACGGTTCTCAAAGACCTTGGAATAGAATTTCTGCTACAAACGGAAATCCAAGATATTCAGACAATCCATACTGGACATTATTTGAAAACACTGCAAATGACAAACGTACTCGCTGGTACGGAAATGTAGGAGCAACTTATAATATCACTGATGACTTATATGTTGTAGGGAAAGTATATGCAGACACGTATGATTTTAGAATCAATGAACGTGTAGCTGTTGGTTCTCAAGGTATTGCAAGTTATTCAGAATCTGATCGTGACTTTGAAGAAATTAATTATGAAACCAGAGTTCACTTCGACAAGAAATTTCTAGACAATAAAATAAGTCTCAACTCTTTTGCTGGTGTTAATAGAAGAGATGCAGAATTTCACAGACTTTCTGCTGCAACCTCTGGAGGTCTCGTTGTACCAGGACTTTACAACATAAGCAACTCTACAGATCCTGCACAAGTAACAGAATTTGATTCTAGAAAACGTGTAAATAGTGTCTTTGGATCTGTTTCTTTAGGGTATGATGATTTTGCATATTTGACGTTTACAGGTAGAAATGATTGGTCATCATCATTAGCAGAAGATAACCTATCATTCTTTTATCCAAGTATCAACGGTAGTTTTGTATTTTCTAAATTTATAGAAGCAGATTGGCTTTCTTTTGGTAAGATTCGTGGAGGTTATGCCGAGGTTGGTAGTGATTCAGATCCTTACACATTAGCAACAACATTTGGTGCATCAATCCCTTTCTTAGGAGATGTCCCTTTTAGCACTTCCAATACTAGCCAAAACCCAAATCTTGAACCAGAATTCAAAAACAGTTATGAGGTTGGTTTAGAAATGGCATTTCTACAAAATAGAATAAGTATAGATTTAACTTACTATAATGAAGAAACAACAAATCTAATTACCCCAGTTTCAACAACCGCCGCAACGGGGTATACTGCTACTCTAACAAATGGAGGTACATTACGAAATAGAGGTATAGAAGCATTATTAAATGCAACTATTATTGAAAAAGAAGATTTTTCTTGGGACACCACTTTTAACTTTTCTAAAAACAACAATGAACTGATAGAGCTATTGGATGGAATTGAATCTCTTCAAATTGCACGTTTCCCTTTTAACTCTGTTACATTAAACGCAGTTGTAGGCGAATCATATGGTATTATAAAAGGAACAAATTTCGTGTTTGATGCTCAAGGCAACAAAGTAGTAAACTCAAACGGTAGCTTTGCTGAAACTAGAGATCAAGAAAACTTAGGATCTATTTTACCAGACTTTAATTTAGGTATTAGAAATACTTTCCGTTACAAAAATCTCAGCTTAGGATTTCTAATTGATATACAAGAGGGAGGAAAGTACAGATCCCTTACAAATATTTGGGGTAACTACTCTGGAATTCTAGAACAAACAGCTACAGATAATAAACGTGAAGTGGGAACTGTTTTAGAAGGAGTAACAGGAACAGTAACCTATGATGAAAACGGGAATTATAGTGTTACAGACACCGCTGAAAATACACAAGTGATCTCTGCTCAACAAGAGGGTACTGATTACTTCTTTGGACCAGATGCAGCAAACGTTTTTGATGCAGATTATATTAAATTAAGAGAAGTATCTCTAAGCTATAGAGTACCTACTGATTGGATTAAAAATCTTGGAGTATCTGACGTCATGGTTTCAGCATTTGGTAGAAATTTAGGTGTTTGGGGATTAGACAATGATAATTTTGATCCAGAAGTGGCTACATCAGGTAGTGGTAACATTCAAGGTTCTGAAGGAGGATCTCTTCCATCAACAAAGAGCTACGGTTTTAACGTACAATTAAAATTTTAA
- the rpsL gene encoding 30S ribosomal protein S12 — protein sequence MPTISQLVRKGRTKITKKSKSAALESCPQRRGVCTRVYTTTPKKPNSAMRKVARVRLTNGKEVNAYIGGEGHNLQEHSIVLVRGGRVKDLPGVRYHIVRGALDTAGVAGRTQSRSKYGAKRPKK from the coding sequence ATGCCAACAATTTCACAATTAGTACGTAAAGGAAGAACCAAGATTACCAAGAAGAGTAAATCTGCTGCCCTTGAATCGTGCCCACAACGACGTGGCGTATGTACTCGTGTTTACACGACTACACCTAAAAAACCAAACTCGGCTATGCGTAAAGTTGCGCGTGTTCGTTTAACAAATGGTAAAGAGGTGAATGCATACATCGGTGGTGAAGGACACAATTTACAAGAGCACTCGATAGTATTGGTAAGAGGTGGAAGGGTAAAAGATTTGCCAGGAGTTAGATATCACATTGTACGTGGAGCCTTAGACACCGCTGGTGTTGCAGGAAGAACGCAATCAAGATCTAAGTACGGTGCAAAACGCCCTAAGAAGTAA
- the rpsG gene encoding 30S ribosomal protein S7 yields MRKKQAKKRPILPDPKFNDQLVTRFVNMMMWSGKKSTAFKVFYDAIDIVEEKNTNEEKTALELWKDALSNVMPHVEVRSRRVGGATYQIPNQIRPDRKISTAMKWLISFSRKRNEKSMAAKLAAEILAAAKEEGAAVKKRVDTHKMAEANKAFSHFRF; encoded by the coding sequence ATGAGAAAAAAACAGGCCAAGAAGAGACCAATTCTTCCAGATCCGAAATTTAACGATCAGTTAGTGACTCGTTTCGTTAACATGATGATGTGGAGCGGTAAGAAGTCTACTGCATTCAAAGTTTTTTATGATGCAATTGATATCGTAGAAGAAAAAAACACAAACGAAGAGAAAACTGCTCTTGAATTGTGGAAAGATGCTTTATCTAATGTGATGCCACACGTAGAAGTACGTAGTCGTCGTGTAGGAGGGGCAACATATCAGATCCCAAACCAAATCCGCCCAGATCGTAAGATCTCGACGGCTATGAAGTGGTTAATTAGTTTTTCTCGTAAGAGAAATGAGAAATCAATGGCTGCAAAACTTGCAGCAGAAATTCTTGCTGCTGCAAAGGAGGAAGGTGCTGCTGTAAAGAAGCGTGTTGATACACACAAGATGGCAGAAGCAAACAAAGCATTCTCACACTTTAGATTCTAA